One genomic window of Mogibacterium diversum includes the following:
- a CDS encoding methionine ABC transporter permease, which translates to MFSPESTKLALDILQNEIPFAIWETVYVTIISTFLALVVGLPLGVLLVVGEKDGILPLPKSILSVLNAVINLLRSIPFLILMIMVFPVTRFFAHTVVGTVPTIVPLVFAAFPFVARLVESSLREVDGNIIETAVSMGASPFQIIFRVLIPESVPSLISNITIALTTVLSYSAMSGIIGGGGLGKIAINYGYYRSEKLVMFIAVFLLIVLVQIFQTVGTRLAINEDKRIRR; encoded by the coding sequence ATGTTTAGTCCCGAATCTACAAAACTTGCGCTTGATATATTGCAAAATGAAATTCCGTTTGCCATATGGGAGACTGTATATGTAACGATAATCTCTACCTTCCTCGCACTTGTTGTAGGTCTTCCGTTAGGTGTATTGCTCGTAGTCGGAGAAAAGGACGGAATACTGCCATTACCAAAGTCTATACTATCGGTACTTAATGCGGTTATTAACTTGCTTAGGTCCATTCCGTTTCTAATTCTGATGATTATGGTTTTTCCAGTTACGAGGTTTTTCGCACATACAGTTGTCGGGACAGTACCGACTATAGTACCACTTGTATTTGCAGCATTCCCATTCGTAGCCAGACTTGTTGAGAGCAGCCTCAGAGAAGTGGATGGCAATATCATAGAAACCGCAGTGAGCATGGGGGCAAGCCCTTTTCAGATTATCTTCAGGGTTTTGATTCCTGAGAGCGTTCCATCGCTGATATCGAATATAACAATTGCACTTACAACAGTACTTAGCTACTCTGCTATGTCGGGAATTATCGGCGGCGGTGGTCTCGGTAAAATTGCGATTAACTACGGTTACTACCGTTCAGAGAAGCTTGTAATGTTCATCGCTGTATTCTTACTCATTGTGCTAGTGCAGATATTCCAGACTGTTGGAACGAGGCTGGCAATAAATGAAGATAAGCGGATAAGAAGATAA
- a CDS encoding methionine ABC transporter ATP-binding protein, giving the protein MIEIKNLNKTFKTEVGTVEALKNINFTVEDGEIYGIIGMSGAGKSTLVRCINMIEKPTSGEVRIDDVDLTKLQDWQLRNIRRDVTMIFQSFNLLMQKNVRDNIELPLKFAGVNKKKSRKTVNELLELVGLGDKASAYPAQLSGGQRQRVAIARALATNPKVLLCDEATSALDPKTTGQILELIRDINKKLGITVVIITHQMSVVQSICDKVAIIDHGEIVERGKVSEIFANPKSEAAKRLVFPERQEAIVASESSETIEVLFNESETTHAPLITSLAQDKGICASIIYASTKSVEGKAFGRIVLEVPNDPKIVDDAVKYLSAAHGVTVTVGSSKYRDDKKPIENNDIGGDANV; this is encoded by the coding sequence ATGATAGAGATAAAGAATTTAAACAAGACGTTCAAGACAGAGGTTGGTACTGTCGAGGCATTAAAAAATATTAATTTTACAGTAGAAGACGGTGAAATCTACGGAATTATCGGAATGAGTGGTGCGGGGAAGAGTACGCTCGTACGCTGTATAAATATGATTGAAAAACCAACGTCAGGAGAGGTTCGAATCGATGATGTCGATTTAACCAAACTTCAAGACTGGCAGCTTAGGAATATTCGCCGTGATGTTACGATGATTTTTCAAAGCTTCAATCTACTTATGCAGAAAAACGTTAGAGATAATATTGAACTGCCATTAAAGTTTGCAGGCGTTAATAAAAAGAAGTCGAGAAAAACTGTCAATGAACTTTTGGAGCTAGTAGGCCTAGGAGATAAGGCGTCTGCATATCCAGCACAGTTATCTGGTGGACAGAGGCAGAGAGTTGCGATTGCAAGAGCGCTAGCAACTAATCCTAAGGTTCTGCTCTGTGATGAGGCGACAAGTGCACTCGATCCAAAGACTACAGGCCAGATACTAGAGCTCATTCGTGATATCAATAAAAAACTTGGGATTACAGTGGTTATAATTACGCATCAGATGTCGGTTGTACAGAGCATTTGCGATAAGGTTGCTATAATCGACCATGGAGAGATTGTTGAACGCGGTAAGGTTTCTGAAATTTTCGCAAATCCAAAATCTGAAGCAGCGAAGAGATTAGTATTTCCCGAGAGACAGGAAGCTATTGTGGCTTCAGAAAGCTCGGAGACAATAGAAGTTTTATTTAATGAATCTGAGACTACACACGCTCCACTGATTACTTCTCTAGCGCAAGATAAAGGGATATGTGCGAGTATTATCTATGCGTCCACAAAGTCTGTTGAAGGAAAGGCTTTTGGAAGGATTGTGCTAGAGGTCCCGAATGATCCAAAGATTGTTGATGATGCTGTTAAATATCTCAGTGCAGCTCATGGTGTAACAGTTACTGTTGGTAGCTCAAAATATAGAGACGATAAAAAACCCATAGAAAACAATGATATAGGAGGTGATGCGAATGTTTAG
- a CDS encoding MetQ/NlpA family ABC transporter substrate-binding protein, which translates to MNIKGKSKIRITAVALLVVILASVGVLSGCGKKSEKVTIAIPNDATNEARALLLLEKNGYIKLKKGAGITATIKDVEDANGIEFKEVEAAQVANTLKDVDFGIINSNYAIEAKLNPVKDSLIKEDSAADYANILAVKEGNQNSDKIKALKAALESKEVANFIKKKYDGSIVSVVKNPTDGYDSSVNYAALKGTTITVAASPTPHAEILQEAKKILAKKGINLEIKEFTDYVQPNKVVDSGEIDANYFQHVPYLDDFNKKQGTKVVSVAAIHNEPMGLYAGKSDSLDKLKKLK; encoded by the coding sequence ATGAACATTAAGGGAAAATCAAAGATTAGAATTACAGCAGTCGCACTGCTAGTGGTAATACTCGCATCTGTAGGAGTCCTATCTGGATGTGGAAAGAAATCCGAAAAGGTAACAATCGCTATACCAAACGATGCAACAAACGAAGCAAGAGCACTTCTTCTACTTGAGAAGAATGGATACATCAAGCTAAAGAAGGGTGCTGGCATAACTGCTACTATTAAGGATGTTGAAGATGCTAATGGAATTGAGTTCAAGGAAGTGGAAGCAGCTCAGGTTGCAAATACTCTAAAGGATGTAGACTTCGGTATTATCAACTCAAACTACGCAATCGAAGCTAAGCTTAACCCAGTTAAGGACTCGCTCATAAAGGAAGATAGTGCTGCTGATTACGCGAATATCCTTGCAGTTAAGGAAGGAAATCAGAATAGCGATAAGATTAAAGCGCTTAAGGCTGCTTTAGAGAGCAAAGAAGTTGCTAACTTCATTAAGAAGAAATATGATGGCTCCATAGTAAGTGTTGTCAAGAACCCTACTGATGGTTACGATTCAAGCGTTAACTATGCTGCACTAAAGGGTACAACTATTACAGTTGCTGCATCTCCAACACCACATGCTGAGATTCTACAGGAAGCTAAGAAAATTCTTGCTAAGAAGGGAATTAACCTTGAGATTAAGGAGTTCACAGATTACGTACAGCCTAACAAGGTAGTTGATAGTGGAGAGATTGATGCTAACTACTTCCAGCACGTACCATATCTAGATGACTTTAACAAGAAGCAGGGTACAAAGGTAGTATCTGTAGCTGCAATCCACAATGAGCCAATGGGTCTATATGCTGGAAAGTCAGATTCTCTAGATAAGCTGAAGAAACTCAAGTAA
- a CDS encoding alpha/beta fold hydrolase: MLHEFSFRSYNKRDDVQAWIYVPACEPKGIVQIIHGFGEHSRRYLYMIVNLLDEGYIVAADDHVGHGKTAIINDNWGDWGDEGFHTMMEDEHTLMEITKEKYPNLPYMLFGHSMGSFIARDFMSKYGDELTAVTLCGTSGVWPDLQASIDSLKKILSDGKGKESDPTVASSLMGWMFARCDEEVTIGNEWICKDPYVQRDHAEDPLDAFTKPTTNQAFLYFCQMIDYITGPEWAAKVPTHIKIYNIAGDQDPVGQYGRGVYEVTNWLIDTGHDVKTTLYSGYRHEIHNYPDLKTEVVWNLAEFYNNVLGCGFESMMEKYSS; encoded by the coding sequence ATGTTACATGAATTTAGTTTTCGATCTTATAATAAGAGAGATGATGTTCAGGCTTGGATATACGTTCCTGCCTGTGAACCTAAAGGTATTGTTCAGATAATACATGGGTTTGGTGAGCATTCACGCAGATACCTTTATATGATTGTTAACCTGTTAGATGAGGGTTATATTGTTGCAGCCGATGACCATGTAGGTCATGGCAAAACTGCTATTATTAATGATAACTGGGGTGATTGGGGAGATGAAGGATTCCACACTATGATGGAAGATGAACACACTCTCATGGAGATTACTAAGGAAAAATATCCAAATCTACCATACATGCTATTTGGACATAGCATGGGTTCTTTCATCGCTAGAGATTTTATGTCGAAGTACGGTGATGAACTGACTGCTGTAACGCTATGCGGAACGTCTGGTGTATGGCCAGACCTTCAGGCTAGCATTGATAGTCTGAAAAAAATATTATCCGATGGTAAGGGTAAGGAGTCAGATCCTACTGTTGCAAGTTCGCTTATGGGATGGATGTTTGCTCGCTGCGACGAGGAAGTGACTATAGGAAATGAATGGATTTGCAAGGACCCTTATGTTCAGAGAGATCATGCGGAAGATCCGTTAGATGCTTTTACGAAGCCTACAACTAATCAAGCGTTTCTATACTTCTGCCAGATGATTGATTATATTACTGGGCCAGAATGGGCAGCTAAGGTACCTACCCATATTAAGATATACAATATTGCAGGCGATCAAGACCCTGTAGGGCAGTACGGAAGAGGTGTTTACGAGGTAACAAATTGGCTTATTGACACAGGTCATGATGTCAAGACTACGCTTTATTCGGGTTATCGTCATGAAATACATAACTATCCAGATTTAAAGACAGAAGTTGTGTGGAATCTTGCTGAGTTCTATAATAATGTGCTTGGCTGTGGATTTGAAAGCATGATGGAGAAATATAGCTCGTAA
- a CDS encoding DUF308 domain-containing protein — protein MRLLAMISSAIMVIVGTFCVANSTAAFTSVAFVVGSALLIMGILELVVFRNVGYEENMITKTYVVQAVISAFLGVMFLSGQVSEDVAVTAIFAMMLMTSGLAADFSINIDIKTNSLSEKRTFILGTAMTLLGAYMFFNKSVLNLHVMLLIGIAAILIGIDRFRIGMSLDYNKPEFLSKNEEKLERAKREEKRNTRIAIEATRRSREQRNKIKQLEEEISKERSRRESIAGARRNKK, from the coding sequence ATGAGATTATTAGCTATGATTTCTAGTGCAATAATGGTAATAGTAGGTACGTTCTGTGTTGCCAATTCAACAGCAGCATTTACATCGGTTGCATTTGTTGTAGGTAGCGCGCTGCTTATCATGGGAATATTAGAACTCGTCGTGTTCAGAAATGTTGGATATGAAGAGAACATGATAACAAAGACGTACGTTGTTCAGGCAGTAATCTCTGCATTTTTAGGAGTAATGTTCTTGTCTGGACAGGTGAGTGAGGACGTAGCTGTAACAGCAATCTTTGCTATGATGCTCATGACCAGCGGACTAGCAGCTGACTTTAGTATAAATATCGATATTAAGACAAACTCTTTAAGTGAGAAAAGGACTTTTATCCTCGGTACAGCCATGACATTGCTCGGCGCCTACATGTTCTTCAACAAGAGTGTGCTAAATTTGCACGTGATGCTGCTTATTGGGATTGCGGCCATTCTTATTGGAATAGATAGATTTAGAATCGGTATGAGCTTAGACTATAACAAGCCAGAGTTCTTAAGTAAAAATGAAGAGAAGTTAGAAAGAGCAAAGAGAGAAGAAAAGAGGAATACAAGGATAGCTATTGAGGCTACACGTAGATCTAGAGAGCAGCGCAACAAAATTAAGCAGCTTGAAGAGGAAATCTCTAAAGAAAGATCAAGACGCGAGAGCATAGCTGGAGCAAGAAGAAATAAGAAATAA
- the sstT gene encoding serine/threonine transporter SstT, with the protein MKSIFRAWNKLSLIVQIIIGLVIGISLAVIAPKQLAFLTLFGDLFVGALKAIAPLMVFILVMAAIAQHKSGTKTNMSTVIVLYIVGTLSAGLCAVVASFLFPQTLILAKSAEKVAAPDNIISVLKTVLLNAIDNPINAIVNTNFLGVLAWAIIIGVALRSASDSTKDLLSDLSDAITKCVRWIIQFAPIGVMGLVFNSISTSGIGALAKYASLILLLVGTMVFIALVVNPLIVFLASHQNPYPLVFKCLSNSGITAFFTRSSAANIPVNLELCEDLGLDVNTYPISIPLGATINMAGAAVTIAVMSLAACNTMGVKVDIPSAILLIFLTAISAAGASGVAGGSLLLIPLACSLFGLPADISMQVVGVGFICGVIQDSCETALNSSTDVLLTATAELHEYRKRGEKKILNIK; encoded by the coding sequence ATGAAATCCATTTTTAGAGCTTGGAACAAACTAAGCTTGATTGTACAAATCATCATCGGTCTTGTTATCGGCATTTCGCTTGCCGTTATCGCACCGAAGCAACTCGCATTTTTAACATTATTTGGCGACCTATTCGTTGGGGCACTCAAAGCAATCGCTCCTCTGATGGTATTTATCCTTGTAATGGCTGCTATCGCCCAGCATAAATCCGGAACGAAAACTAATATGTCTACAGTTATTGTCCTATATATTGTTGGAACACTTTCCGCAGGACTCTGTGCTGTCGTTGCCAGCTTCTTATTCCCACAGACTCTTATTCTTGCAAAGTCTGCTGAAAAGGTTGCTGCACCTGACAATATCATATCAGTTCTTAAGACGGTCCTTCTAAATGCCATCGACAACCCGATCAACGCAATTGTTAATACAAACTTCCTCGGCGTTCTCGCATGGGCGATTATAATCGGTGTCGCACTAAGGTCGGCATCTGACTCTACTAAGGATCTTTTATCAGATTTATCTGATGCGATTACTAAGTGTGTTCGTTGGATCATCCAGTTTGCGCCTATCGGCGTAATGGGGCTAGTATTTAACTCCATTTCTACTAGCGGAATAGGAGCACTTGCAAAATACGCATCACTTATTCTACTCCTCGTTGGAACTATGGTGTTTATAGCTCTTGTTGTTAATCCGCTTATCGTATTTTTGGCATCGCACCAGAACCCTTACCCACTTGTATTCAAGTGCTTAAGCAATAGTGGTATTACGGCATTCTTTACGCGAAGCTCTGCGGCTAATATTCCAGTTAATTTAGAGCTCTGCGAAGACCTTGGTCTAGATGTGAACACATATCCGATTTCAATTCCACTAGGAGCAACCATAAATATGGCTGGTGCAGCTGTTACCATCGCAGTCATGTCATTAGCCGCTTGTAATACTATGGGTGTAAAGGTTGATATCCCTTCTGCAATCTTGCTGATATTCTTGACTGCAATTAGTGCAGCTGGCGCTTCCGGAGTTGCAGGAGGCTCACTGCTGCTGATTCCACTGGCATGCTCACTGTTCGGGCTACCTGCGGACATTTCAATGCAGGTTGTTGGTGTTGGATTTATCTGCGGAGTAATTCAGGACTCTTGCGAGACTGCACTGAACTCATCTACAGATGTTCTGCTAACGGCGACAGCTGAGCTTCATGAGTACAGAAAAAGAGGCGAAAAGAAGATTCTCAATATTAAGTAA
- the pgeF gene encoding peptidoglycan editing factor PgeF, giving the protein MFEQFKDKLVCDYSTRNGGVSTGCYDSMNLSLTTDDALANILENYKLWCGSLGIDTRQLVMLHQTHSSEVIRVDEENCGEGLYKPRRAGVDGMVTNSKGVALITSHADCAPIYIYDPVNEAIGLSHAGWRGTTLEIARRTVEKMKEEFDSNPAELYAAIGPCISMKNFECGEDVISAISNMSVKDIPGAYTYNPERGKFYVSLPIVNKAVLMSTGIPESQIEIDGRCTFAERKKYFSHRRDGLKRGGQMAVLMLK; this is encoded by the coding sequence ATGTTCGAACAATTTAAGGACAAGTTAGTATGTGACTATAGCACTCGAAATGGCGGGGTGAGCACGGGGTGTTATGACTCGATGAATCTGAGTCTGACGACAGATGATGCCCTTGCAAATATCCTCGAAAATTACAAGCTATGGTGCGGTTCGCTTGGGATTGACACGCGGCAGCTCGTCATGCTTCACCAGACGCATAGTAGCGAGGTAATCCGCGTAGATGAAGAGAACTGCGGTGAAGGACTGTATAAGCCAAGGCGGGCAGGTGTAGATGGGATGGTGACAAATTCTAAGGGTGTCGCACTAATTACGTCGCATGCGGACTGTGCGCCAATCTATATCTATGATCCTGTTAACGAGGCTATAGGACTTAGTCATGCGGGATGGAGAGGAACAACTCTCGAAATTGCAAGACGTACAGTGGAAAAGATGAAGGAAGAGTTCGATTCAAATCCTGCTGAGTTATACGCTGCAATTGGTCCGTGCATTTCAATGAAAAACTTCGAGTGCGGTGAAGATGTAATATCAGCGATTTCGAATATGAGTGTAAAGGATATTCCTGGAGCATATACGTATAATCCAGAACGAGGCAAGTTCTATGTCTCACTGCCGATAGTCAATAAGGCTGTTCTTATGAGTACTGGCATTCCCGAATCACAGATAGAGATTGACGGTAGATGCACGTTTGCCGAGAGAAAAAAGTACTTCTCTCACAGAAGAGATGGACTCAAACGAGGCGGACAGATGGCGGTGCTGATGCTTAAGTAG
- a CDS encoding phosphate acyltransferase — protein MLRNFAEMAEMVRSNPVKKRIVLACAHDEHSLEAVNEAVKEGIVEAVLVGKEDMIREIIKEHGLALEDATIYNADDDVEIAKIAVRLINEGKGDFLMKGKMQTSDLLKQVVNKETGLNMGKVMSHVGLFEVPNYHKLVVLTDGGMLLHPTLEQKAQIVENAVGALNNMGYENPKVAALCAAEKLNEKAPESVDAAALKEMNEKGEIKDCVIEGPISYDIALSKEIADFKGFESPVAGDADVLLVPDMAAGNFIGKSWVIQGGGRMTGLVVGAKAPIVLTSRGSGADEKFYSIVFAAAASK, from the coding sequence ATGTTAAGGAATTTTGCAGAAATGGCAGAAATGGTTAGAAGTAATCCTGTCAAGAAGAGAATTGTCCTAGCTTGCGCTCACGACGAGCACTCTCTAGAGGCTGTAAATGAGGCAGTTAAGGAAGGCATCGTTGAGGCAGTTCTCGTTGGTAAGGAGGATATGATTAGAGAGATTATTAAAGAACATGGTCTAGCTCTAGAAGATGCAACAATCTACAATGCAGATGACGACGTTGAAATCGCTAAGATTGCTGTAAGACTTATCAACGAAGGCAAGGGCGACTTCCTTATGAAGGGTAAGATGCAGACATCTGATCTTCTCAAGCAGGTTGTAAATAAAGAAACTGGTCTCAACATGGGCAAGGTAATGTCTCACGTAGGACTATTCGAAGTTCCTAACTACCACAAGCTAGTGGTTCTGACAGACGGAGGAATGCTCCTTCACCCAACACTAGAACAGAAGGCTCAGATTGTTGAGAATGCAGTTGGAGCTCTTAACAACATGGGATATGAGAACCCTAAGGTTGCAGCACTTTGTGCAGCTGAAAAGCTTAACGAGAAAGCGCCTGAGTCAGTAGACGCAGCAGCTCTTAAGGAAATGAACGAGAAGGGCGAAATAAAGGACTGCGTAATAGAGGGACCAATCTCTTACGACATCGCACTAAGCAAGGAAATAGCTGATTTCAAGGGGTTCGAGAGCCCAGTAGCAGGTGATGCGGACGTTCTACTCGTTCCAGATATGGCTGCAGGAAACTTCATCGGAAAGTCTTGGGTAATCCAGGGCGGCGGTAGAATGACAGGTCTTGTCGTTGGTGCAAAGGCTCCAATCGTACTCACTTCACGTGGTTCCGGTGCTGACGAGAAGTTCTATTCAATCGTATTCGCAGCTGCAGCATCAAAGTAA
- a CDS encoding indolepyruvate oxidoreductase subunit beta, with translation MSDVKNILLVGVGGQGTILASKILTSGLMEAGYDVKMSEIHGMSQRGGSVSTQVRYGKEVLSPIVGKGSADVIVAFERMEALRWLEYLKVGGKMVVNDFKINPAPVNLGKAEYPDDIIEDLKSKCQVTAVKAGEIATDLGNAKAMNVVLLGALVKAIGSLDDVDWDVQIEKNVKPKFVELNKKAFKAGYDL, from the coding sequence ATGAGTGATGTTAAGAATATTCTCCTCGTAGGAGTAGGTGGACAGGGAACAATCCTTGCAAGTAAGATTCTTACGAGCGGCCTAATGGAAGCTGGTTACGATGTTAAGATGAGTGAGATTCACGGTATGTCACAGCGTGGCGGAAGTGTAAGCACTCAGGTAAGATACGGTAAAGAAGTTCTTTCCCCAATCGTAGGAAAGGGTTCTGCAGACGTAATCGTAGCATTTGAGAGAATGGAAGCCCTAAGATGGCTCGAGTACCTCAAGGTAGGCGGCAAGATGGTAGTTAACGACTTCAAAATCAACCCTGCTCCAGTAAACCTAGGTAAGGCAGAGTATCCAGATGATATCATCGAGGATCTAAAGTCAAAGTGCCAGGTAACTGCTGTTAAGGCTGGAGAAATCGCTACAGACCTTGGAAATGCTAAGGCTATGAACGTAGTACTCCTCGGAGCGCTCGTTAAGGCTATAGGCTCTCTAGACGATGTAGATTGGGATGTTCAGATTGAGAAGAACGTAAAGCCTAAGTTCGTTGAGCTCAACAAGAAGGCATTCAAGGCAGGATACGATCTATAA
- the iorA gene encoding indolepyruvate ferredoxin oxidoreductase subunit alpha gives MKVIMSGNEAIARGAYEGGCQFASAYPGTPSTEILENMPQYKDDVYSEWAPNEKVAAEAAIGASIAGVRSFCAMKHVGVNVAADPIFTIAYTGVTGGFVIVSADDPGQHSSQNEQDNRNYAKAARLLMLEPSNSQECKDYMKMAFGLSERFDAPVLFHVTTRVCHSKGIVELGDREEHEYVPYKKQIEKYVSAPANAKKMRVNLETKLANMEAYANEIEINQPEWHSTKIGVVTSGISYQYAKETFGEDASYLKLGMTFPLPTDLIKDFCSKVDKVYVIEEMDPYLQEFLEIHGIECIGNQQIPKFDELNTDIVREALTGVKPESYESDLQSVVRPPTLCAGCPHRGFFQAIKKKKGLMINGDIGCYTLGANAPLSALDTAICMGASLSMAHGAAQAYKVAGAKTKAVGVLGDSTFFHSGITSLMDAVYNQSDSISVILDNRITGMTGHQENPGTGFTLMGKPAPEVDIPALVKAVGIKEENIYTVNPLHLDEVDKVLDACIASEEPTVIITRWPCVLKKFSQQDLDEFKGLHQTQCHIIQDKCRNCKACVRTGCPALMSSKDDVVIDVNSCVGCTVCKQVCPFDAIEEVQR, from the coding sequence ATGAAAGTAATTATGTCGGGCAACGAAGCTATTGCTCGCGGCGCATATGAAGGTGGCTGCCAGTTTGCTTCGGCTTATCCCGGTACTCCAAGCACCGAGATCCTCGAGAACATGCCTCAGTACAAGGATGATGTGTACTCAGAGTGGGCTCCTAACGAGAAGGTAGCTGCAGAAGCTGCTATCGGTGCATCAATTGCAGGTGTTAGATCGTTCTGCGCTATGAAGCACGTAGGTGTTAACGTTGCAGCAGACCCTATCTTCACAATCGCATATACTGGAGTTACAGGTGGATTTGTTATCGTATCCGCTGACGACCCAGGTCAGCACAGCTCACAGAATGAGCAGGACAACAGAAACTACGCAAAGGCAGCAAGACTGCTCATGCTAGAACCTTCCAACTCTCAGGAGTGTAAGGATTACATGAAGATGGCATTCGGTCTTTCCGAGAGATTCGATGCTCCAGTTCTTTTCCATGTAACAACTAGAGTCTGTCACTCAAAGGGAATCGTAGAACTCGGCGATAGAGAAGAGCACGAGTACGTTCCTTACAAGAAGCAGATTGAAAAGTACGTTTCCGCACCAGCTAATGCTAAGAAGATGAGAGTTAATCTCGAGACTAAGCTAGCTAACATGGAAGCTTATGCAAATGAAATAGAGATCAACCAGCCTGAATGGCATTCGACTAAGATCGGTGTTGTTACATCTGGTATTTCTTATCAGTATGCTAAGGAAACATTTGGCGAGGATGCTTCATACCTCAAGCTAGGAATGACATTCCCTCTACCTACAGACCTAATCAAGGATTTCTGCAGCAAGGTAGATAAGGTATATGTAATCGAAGAGATGGACCCATATCTACAGGAGTTCCTCGAGATTCACGGAATTGAGTGCATTGGAAATCAGCAGATTCCAAAGTTCGATGAGCTCAACACAGATATCGTAAGAGAGGCGCTCACAGGAGTTAAGCCAGAGTCTTATGAGTCAGACCTACAGTCTGTTGTACGTCCTCCAACGCTATGTGCAGGATGTCCTCACAGAGGATTCTTCCAGGCAATCAAGAAGAAGAAGGGTCTCATGATCAACGGAGACATCGGTTGCTATACACTCGGAGCAAACGCTCCTCTTAGCGCACTTGATACAGCTATTTGTATGGGAGCTTCCCTATCTATGGCTCACGGTGCTGCACAGGCTTACAAGGTTGCAGGTGCAAAGACTAAGGCAGTAGGTGTACTTGGAGACTCCACATTCTTCCACAGCGGTATCACAAGTTTGATGGATGCTGTATACAACCAGAGTGATAGCATCAGCGTTATCCTCGACAACAGAATCACTGGTATGACTGGTCACCAGGAGAACCCTGGAACAGGATTTACACTCATGGGTAAGCCAGCACCAGAGGTTGATATTCCAGCTCTAGTTAAGGCAGTAGGAATCAAGGAAGAGAACATTTACACAGTAAATCCTCTACACCTTGACGAAGTTGATAAGGTCCTCGACGCTTGCATCGCTAGCGAAGAGCCAACAGTTATCATTACAAGATGGCCATGCGTACTCAAGAAGTTCAGCCAGCAGGATCTTGACGAGTTCAAGGGACTACACCAGACTCAGTGCCACATCATTCAGGATAAGTGCAGAAACTGTAAGGCTTGCGTAAGAACAGGTTGCCCAGCTCTCATGTCTTCAAAGGATGATGTTGTTATCGATGTTAATAGCTGCGTAGGCTGTACAGTCTGCAAGCAGGTATGCCCATTTGATGCTATTGAGGAGGTGCAGAGATAA
- a CDS encoding pentapeptide repeat-containing protein: MNKAFTSDEFINLITDRDKSERLLVEESIIKDTYLEGFDMTNITFKLCSFENCNLRGADFSGSSISGTLFRECPMHGCRFVGSDMTEAIFRDIDLSDSDLSGANLYAAVLEGANLDGIIVDENTKWYRMVPPEEGAFIAWKCCSELRVVQLLVPREARRVSATRETCRCDKAKVLSIKSIDETISYDWAQSTVDPDFYYERGKWVEPANGFEPDRWKDSSRGIHFFMEREQCIAYQTV, encoded by the coding sequence ATGAATAAAGCATTCACATCAGATGAGTTTATAAATTTAATAACAGATAGAGATAAATCTGAGAGGCTCCTAGTAGAAGAGAGTATCATCAAGGATACATATCTCGAAGGATTTGACATGACAAATATCACGTTTAAGCTCTGCAGCTTTGAGAACTGCAACCTTAGAGGTGCAGACTTCAGCGGATCCAGCATATCGGGCACACTCTTTCGAGAGTGCCCGATGCACGGATGCAGGTTCGTAGGTTCCGATATGACCGAAGCCATCTTCCGCGATATCGACCTCTCGGACAGCGACCTAAGCGGAGCGAATCTATATGCCGCAGTCCTCGAGGGCGCCAATCTCGATGGCATAATCGTAGACGAAAATACCAAATGGTACAGGATGGTGCCTCCGGAGGAAGGTGCATTTATAGCATGGAAATGCTGCTCTGAGCTCAGAGTAGTTCAGCTCCTAGTTCCAAGAGAGGCACGGCGAGTCTCGGCTACGCGGGAAACCTGCAGATGCGACAAGGCCAAGGTGCTATCAATTAAGAGCATAGATGAGACTATCAGCTACGACTGGGCTCAGTCCACAGTCGATCCAGATTTCTATTATGAACGAGGAAAATGGGTAGAGCCAGCTAACGGATTCGAGCCAGATCGGTGGAAGGATTCATCACGAGGAATACATTTTTTTATGGAAAGAGAACAGTGCATAGCATATCAAACTGTATAA